A single Prochlorococcus marinus XMU1410 DNA region contains:
- the trpD gene encoding anthranilate phosphoribosyltransferase: MSSNLSNSEILNNLLEGKDLDELTSRSLMQRWLNDEISDVETGAFLSALRAKSSTGVELSSMAEELLNVCELPVARPNLYLVDTCGTGGDGANTFNISTAVAFVAASCGVKIAKHGNKSASGKVGSADVLLNLGLNLNCSLEKVIKAVSEIGITFLFAPVWHKSLIKLAPLRKTLGIRTVFNQLGPLVNPLRPNAQVLGVASEDLLKPMGSALLKLGMNRAIVVHGFGGLDEASLQGENKLVFVENGELRFSKINISNFNYENIPNEKLVVSDLESNEKILKSVLNGSGQKSHIDVVALNAALVLWAAGIEDDLNEGFNKALFSINQGDPWKKFLLLKNYLSAN; this comes from the coding sequence ATGTCTTCTAATCTATCAAACTCTGAAATCCTAAATAATTTGTTGGAGGGAAAAGACCTTGATGAATTAACTTCTAGATCTTTAATGCAAAGATGGCTTAATGATGAAATTTCAGATGTTGAAACTGGAGCTTTTTTGAGTGCTTTGAGAGCAAAAAGTTCTACAGGTGTCGAATTAAGTTCTATGGCTGAGGAACTCTTAAATGTTTGCGAATTGCCAGTAGCAAGACCAAATTTGTATTTGGTAGATACTTGTGGAACAGGGGGTGATGGAGCTAATACATTCAATATTTCAACTGCAGTTGCATTTGTTGCAGCGTCTTGTGGGGTAAAAATTGCAAAACACGGAAATAAAAGTGCTAGTGGAAAAGTTGGCTCTGCTGATGTTTTGTTGAATCTCGGTTTGAATTTAAATTGTTCATTAGAAAAAGTAATCAAAGCTGTAAGTGAAATTGGAATAACTTTTTTGTTCGCACCTGTTTGGCATAAATCTTTAATAAAACTTGCTCCACTAAGAAAGACTCTTGGCATAAGGACAGTATTTAATCAACTTGGACCATTGGTAAATCCTTTAAGACCCAATGCACAAGTTTTGGGTGTTGCCTCTGAGGATCTTTTAAAACCTATGGGAAGTGCGCTTTTAAAATTGGGTATGAATAGAGCAATAGTCGTTCATGGGTTTGGCGGACTTGATGAGGCTTCGCTTCAAGGAGAAAATAAATTAGTGTTTGTTGAAAATGGTGAATTACGGTTTTCCAAAATAAATATTTCAAATTTTAATTATGAAAATATTCCTAACGAAAAGCTTGTGGTTTCTGATCTTGAGTCTAACGAAAAAATATTAAAGTCTGTTTTAAATGGCTCTGGACAAAAATCTCATATAGATGTTGTTGCCTTGAATGCTGCTCTAGTGCTTTGGGCAGCAGGAATTGAGGATGATTTAAATGAAGGTTTTAATAAAGCTTTATTTTCGATTAATCAAGGAGATCCTTGGAAAAAGTTTTTACTATTAAAAAATTATTTGTCTGCAAATTAA
- the carA gene encoding glutamine-hydrolyzing carbamoyl-phosphate synthase small subunit, producing MMNPYKKNAKLVLRNGIVFPGFYFGASGTAIGEIVFNTGMTGYQEVITDPSYYGQILTFTYPEIGNTGINFEDSESNTNVKGIIVRNFSSNKSNWRSKKSFNQWLVEKNIVGLYGIDTRALVKILRSSGSMNGIITSEDKNVESCLKIIHDTPKMEGLNLSKLLSTKQQYSWKSHTQTNFDLRKRYVESSEKLKVVAIDFGIKNSILNRLVSHGCEVLVLPSGSSLNDVMSNKPDGIFFSNGPGDPSSVSEGIDLAKSLIEYGEIPMFGICLGHQIFGLALGGKTYKLPFGHRGLNHPCGENNKIEITSQNHGFAIDPNSLSKDIVRISHYNLNDNTVAGLEVNNKPIFSVQYHPEAGPGPHDSDYLFKKFVSLMLERC from the coding sequence ATGATGAATCCATATAAAAAAAACGCAAAATTAGTTTTAAGAAATGGAATTGTATTCCCTGGATTTTATTTTGGTGCTTCTGGGACTGCTATTGGTGAAATAGTCTTTAATACTGGTATGACGGGGTATCAAGAAGTTATTACTGATCCAAGTTATTACGGACAGATATTAACTTTCACATATCCAGAGATTGGAAATACAGGGATTAATTTTGAAGATTCAGAGTCTAATACTAATGTTAAAGGGATAATTGTTAGAAATTTTTCATCTAATAAAAGCAATTGGAGATCTAAAAAGAGTTTTAATCAATGGTTAGTAGAAAAAAACATTGTAGGTCTATATGGAATTGATACTAGAGCTCTTGTTAAAATTTTAAGATCTAGTGGTTCTATGAATGGAATTATTACCTCTGAAGATAAAAATGTAGAAAGTTGTTTAAAGATAATTCATGATACGCCAAAGATGGAGGGGTTAAATTTATCAAAATTACTTTCAACAAAGCAACAATATTCATGGAAAAGTCATACACAAACAAATTTTGATTTAAGAAAAAGATATGTTGAATCGTCAGAAAAATTAAAGGTAGTAGCAATTGATTTTGGAATTAAAAATTCAATTCTTAATAGACTTGTATCCCATGGTTGTGAAGTTTTGGTGTTGCCTTCTGGATCTTCACTAAATGATGTTATGTCTAACAAGCCAGATGGTATTTTTTTCTCAAACGGTCCAGGCGATCCTTCTTCTGTTTCTGAAGGTATAGACTTAGCAAAATCACTTATTGAATATGGAGAAATACCTATGTTTGGTATTTGCCTTGGTCACCAAATATTTGGTTTAGCATTAGGAGGAAAAACTTATAAATTACCTTTTGGACATCGTGGTTTAAATCACCCTTGTGGTGAAAATAATAAAATTGAGATAACTAGCCAGAATCATGGTTTTGCTATTGATCCTAATTCTCTTTCAAAGGACATAGTAAGAATATCTCATTACAACTTAAACGATAATACTGTTGCTGGCCTAGAAGTTAATAATAAGCCAATATTTAGTGTTCAATATCATCCAGAAGCTGGACCTGGCCCACATGATTCAGATTATTTATTTAAAAAATTTGTTTCTCTAATGTTAGAAAGATGTTGA
- a CDS encoding STAS domain-containing protein has product MEDFQKLTVSLRGNLEIKTNIIVFTFKGQLDAFSEKQFKTFVTNNLKNELPLVIDLTKIDFLDSSGLGALVQTAKECKKANLGFSVVGNSRVAQTIKLVRLGDFLNLNSSLEDALNYLKN; this is encoded by the coding sequence ATAGAAGATTTCCAGAAGTTAACGGTTTCTTTAAGAGGAAACCTTGAGATTAAAACAAACATTATTGTTTTTACTTTTAAGGGCCAACTTGATGCTTTCTCAGAAAAACAATTTAAGACTTTCGTTACTAATAACCTAAAAAATGAGCTTCCATTAGTAATTGATCTTACAAAAATAGATTTTTTAGATTCCTCGGGTCTTGGGGCTCTTGTTCAGACTGCTAAAGAATGCAAAAAGGCTAATCTTGGCTTTTCTGTCGTTGGCAATTCTAGAGTAGCCCAAACAATTAAACTTGTTCGTTTAGGGGATTTTCTTAACTTGAACTCAAGTCTTGAAGATGCATTAAATTATTTAAAAAATTGA
- a CDS encoding ribonuclease III domain-containing protein has product MNYWIQNLVPYGSPEDIGVIQLAWLGDSVWELHQRLKHVHYPLKSKDLHLSVVNEVKAKSQSKSLSQIEHLLNSNEIDLIRRARNKTKRYPKSSDPTIYSRATGFETLIGWLFLKDPQRLSTLFEYLELKMN; this is encoded by the coding sequence TTGAATTATTGGATTCAGAACTTGGTTCCATATGGATCTCCCGAGGATATAGGTGTTATTCAACTTGCTTGGCTTGGAGATTCGGTATGGGAACTTCATCAAAGACTAAAACATGTTCATTACCCTTTAAAATCTAAAGATCTCCATTTATCTGTAGTAAACGAAGTAAAAGCAAAATCTCAATCAAAATCATTAAGTCAAATTGAACATTTGTTAAATTCAAATGAAATTGATCTAATTAGGCGTGCTAGAAATAAAACAAAAAGATATCCAAAGTCTTCAGACCCTACCATATATTCAAGAGCAACTGGTTTTGAAACTCTCATTGGCTGGCTATTTTTAAAAGATCCTCAAAGATTATCAACACTTTTTGAATATTTAGAATTAAAAATGAATTGA
- the rlmB gene encoding 23S rRNA (guanosine(2251)-2'-O)-methyltransferase RlmB, whose amino-acid sequence MKKSSKKNFSEKNNKDNKKNSDFGYYSKNTNPSEKNTRFLNNSYKDKNFEKFNKNDKGNTFSSSNRRKPIFKSNKEFSNKNLDNHQEFTSKKNFDDWIWGKHSVYEALINERAINRIWCTSEIYSSDKFYILLKEIKLKGVLIEEVSWNRLAQLTNGASHQGIALQLACSKTISLEKLIDFSKHNCANPIILALDGITDPHNVGAIIRSAEAFDCKGIIIPQRRSAGLTGTVAKVAAGALEHLQVSRVVNLNRALEELKKNGFLVVGLSGDGQLSISNFLEKAPLVVIVGSEDKGISLLTQNKCDYLLSIPLKGKTSSLNASVAAAISLFHFTS is encoded by the coding sequence ATGAAAAAATCCTCAAAAAAAAATTTTTCTGAAAAGAATAATAAAGATAATAAAAAAAATTCAGATTTTGGTTATTACTCAAAAAATACAAATCCTTCAGAAAAAAATACAAGATTTTTGAACAATTCTTATAAAGATAAAAATTTTGAAAAGTTCAATAAAAATGATAAAGGTAATACTTTTTCATCTTCAAATAGAAGAAAGCCAATATTTAAATCTAATAAAGAATTTTCTAATAAAAATCTTGATAATCATCAAGAGTTTACAAGTAAGAAGAATTTTGATGATTGGATATGGGGTAAACATTCGGTTTATGAGGCTCTTATTAATGAAAGAGCGATAAATAGGATTTGGTGCACTTCGGAAATCTATTCTTCAGACAAATTCTATATTTTGCTTAAGGAGATTAAATTAAAAGGAGTCCTAATTGAAGAAGTTTCATGGAACAGACTTGCGCAATTGACTAATGGTGCTTCACATCAAGGTATCGCATTGCAGTTAGCATGCTCTAAAACCATATCCTTAGAAAAATTAATCGATTTTTCTAAACACAACTGTGCAAATCCTATAATACTTGCATTAGACGGTATAACTGATCCACATAATGTTGGTGCGATTATAAGATCAGCGGAAGCATTTGATTGCAAGGGTATCATCATTCCTCAGAGAAGATCTGCTGGATTGACTGGAACAGTCGCCAAGGTAGCTGCAGGGGCCTTAGAACACTTACAAGTAAGTAGGGTTGTTAATTTAAATAGAGCACTTGAGGAGCTTAAGAAAAATGGTTTTCTTGTCGTTGGCTTATCTGGAGATGGTCAATTATCCATATCAAATTTTTTAGAAAAAGCACCTTTGGTAGTTATAGTCGGATCTGAAGATAAAGGTATTTCTTTGCTTACTCAAAATAAATGTGATTATCTGTTAAGTATCCCTCTTAAAGGTAAAACTTCAAGTTTAAATGCCTCAGTGGCTGCTGCCATATCACTATTTCACTTTACAAGTTAA
- a CDS encoding DUF1816 domain-containing protein, which yields MIRNFGNKLGLAWWAKIETEQPGGTYWFGPFITKRSLKENITSFIKDLSDEGSINIKHSLVRCKKEEPLTV from the coding sequence TTGATAAGAAATTTTGGAAACAAACTCGGTTTAGCTTGGTGGGCTAAGATTGAGACAGAACAACCTGGTGGAACTTACTGGTTCGGCCCATTTATTACTAAACGTAGTTTAAAAGAAAATATTACTTCTTTTATTAAAGATTTATCTGATGAAGGGTCTATAAATATTAAACATAGTTTAGTTCGTTGCAAAAAAGAAGAACCATTAACTGTTTGA
- the gatA gene encoding Asp-tRNA(Asn)/Glu-tRNA(Gln) amidotransferase subunit GatA, with amino-acid sequence MNFNSLRKEIISKNASVKELVNDIFAKIDHKDPEINSYICTTKENAIAQAEKIDKLIQNKEKLPPLAGMPIAIKDNICTKGVATTCASKMLKNFVAPYESTASSKLWSSGGICLGKTNLDEFAMGSSTETSVFGVTSNPWDINRVPGGSSGGSAASVAAGFCVAAIGSDTGGSIRQPASFCGVVGLKPTYGRVSRWGLVAFASSLDQIGPITNTVSDAAEILYLISGKDPFDSTSLDKPVSNYLTDLNKSIKGLKIGIIKECFEHPGLNQEVKESVLSGVDRFKTLGAEIIEVECPRFNDGIATYYVIAPSEASANLARYDGVKYGYRSNEGSNLIDMTSKSRAEGFGDEVQRRILIGTYALSAGYSDAYYKKAQKVRTLIRKDFDNAFKKVDVLLTPTCPTTAFLKGDFINDPLAMYLSDLLTVPVNLAGLPAISIPCGFDTKGLPIGLQLIGNVLEEDRILNAANMFEIDAQVIKDRPLF; translated from the coding sequence ATGAATTTTAATTCTTTAAGAAAGGAAATTATAAGCAAGAATGCTTCTGTTAAGGAATTAGTTAATGATATTTTTGCCAAAATCGATCATAAAGATCCAGAAATTAACTCATATATTTGTACTACAAAAGAAAATGCTATTGCGCAAGCTGAGAAAATTGATAAATTAATTCAAAATAAAGAAAAACTTCCCCCTCTTGCGGGGATGCCAATTGCAATAAAGGACAATATTTGCACCAAAGGAGTTGCAACAACTTGTGCAAGTAAAATGCTCAAGAACTTTGTTGCTCCTTATGAATCCACAGCATCAAGTAAATTATGGTCTTCAGGGGGGATTTGTTTAGGAAAAACAAATTTAGACGAATTTGCAATGGGCAGTTCTACGGAAACTTCTGTATTTGGTGTCACTTCAAATCCTTGGGATATTAATAGAGTACCAGGTGGAAGTTCAGGCGGTAGTGCTGCCTCAGTTGCTGCTGGTTTTTGTGTGGCGGCTATAGGTTCTGACACAGGAGGATCAATTAGGCAACCAGCTTCTTTTTGTGGTGTCGTAGGTCTTAAACCTACTTATGGCAGAGTTAGCAGATGGGGACTGGTAGCATTTGCTAGCTCTCTTGATCAAATTGGCCCAATTACAAATACTGTCTCAGATGCAGCTGAAATTCTTTATTTAATTTCTGGTAAAGACCCCTTTGACTCAACAAGTCTTGATAAACCAGTATCAAATTATTTGACTGATTTAAATAAATCCATAAAGGGCTTAAAGATTGGAATCATTAAAGAATGTTTTGAACATCCAGGCCTTAATCAAGAAGTTAAAGAATCTGTTCTTTCTGGAGTTGATAGATTCAAAACACTAGGAGCAGAAATTATCGAAGTTGAATGTCCTCGATTTAATGATGGAATTGCGACTTATTATGTCATAGCACCATCAGAAGCTTCAGCAAATTTAGCTAGATATGATGGAGTTAAATATGGCTACAGATCGAATGAAGGTTCAAATCTTATAGATATGACTTCAAAAAGTAGGGCTGAAGGTTTTGGAGATGAAGTACAAAGAAGAATTTTGATAGGAACGTATGCTTTGTCAGCTGGATACAGTGATGCCTATTATAAGAAGGCACAAAAAGTTAGGACACTTATAAGAAAAGATTTTGATAATGCTTTTAAGAAAGTAGATGTTTTATTGACCCCAACTTGCCCAACCACTGCTTTTTTGAAGGGTGATTTCATCAATGATCCACTTGCAATGTATTTGTCTGATCTATTAACTGTTCCTGTTAATTTAGCAGGCCTCCCAGCAATAAGTATTCCTTGTGGTTTTGATACTAAAGGATTACCTATAGGATTGCAATTAATAGGTAATGTTTTAGAGGAGGATAGAATATTGAATGCAGCAAATATGTTTGAAATTGATGCTCAGGTGATTAAGGATAGACCTTTATTCTGA
- a CDS encoding DNA polymerase III subunit alpha gives MGFVPLHNHSDYSLLDGASQISKIVDRASDLGMESIALTDHGVMYGVLDLVKKCKEKGIKPIIGNEMYVINGSIDDPQPKKEKRYHLVVLAKNYTGYKNLVKLTTISHLNGMRGRGIFSRPCIDKSLLSKYSDGLIVSTACLGGEIPQAILKGRLDVAEDIALWYKKLFADDFYLEIQDHGSIEDRIVNVELIKIGKKHQIKVIATNDAHYLSNMDVEAHDALLCVLTGKLISDEKRLRYTGTEYIKSENEMLELFKDHIDDESINEAVNNTVEISHKVEAFDLFGNYRMPKFPLNEDTDSFSFLTKLSNKGLLKRLKKNDLAEIDENYKKRLTSELKIIKDMGFPDYFLVVWDYIKFARDNSIPVGPGRGSAAGSLVAYALQITNIDPVEHGLLFERFLNPARKSMPDIDTDFCIDRRNEVIDYVTNRYGEDKVAQIITFNKMTSKAVLKDVARVLDIPYGEADKLAKLIPVVRGKPYKLNEMIDKNSPSHEFRDKYINDNRVKKWVDLALRIEGTNKTYGVHAAGVVIASDPLDQLVPLQRNNEGQIITQYSMDDIESLGLLKMDFLGLKNLTMIEKTVSLINQSTGKKINIDELPQNDGKTFELIGRGDLEGIFQLESSGMKQVVKDFKPNSLEDISSILALYRPGPLDAGLIPKFINRKNGNEKVDFPHPFIKSILTETYGIMVYQEQIMKIAQDLAGYSLGDADLLRRAMGKKKVSEMVKHRNIFVDGSMKKGVNEKLANDLFDQMVLFAEYCFNKSHSTAYGAVTYQTAFLKAHFPVAYMAALLSVNSGSSDKMQRYISNCYSMGIEVISPSINFSGVDFTIKNNQILFGLSAIKNLGDSAIRNIIENRNSYGIFKSLSDFCDRLPSNVLNKRSIESLIHCGALDEFSNDNNRAQLLSDLEHVIEWASSRNRDRLSGQGNLFDSKEEFSNVAFSDSQLAKVDDYSLIEKLKLEKQLLGFYLSDHPLKHLTKPAKLISPVSISQLEETKDRTKVSLVGMIPDLKQITTRKGDRMAIVQLEDLSGSCEAIVFPKTYVRLSEFLLTDTRLLLWGTIDKKSDKTQLIIDDCREIDNLKLLIINLESSQASDVRIQNTLRDCLIKFKPDKGRCGIKIPVLAAVRNKNCVTYVKFGEQFCIGDIQGACKLLEDKSFQVNLKSLVS, from the coding sequence ATGGGTTTCGTTCCGCTTCATAATCATAGCGACTACAGCTTACTTGATGGAGCCAGTCAAATTTCAAAAATTGTTGATAGAGCTTCTGATCTTGGAATGGAATCTATAGCTCTTACTGATCATGGAGTTATGTATGGTGTTCTTGATTTGGTCAAGAAGTGTAAGGAGAAAGGCATAAAACCAATTATTGGTAATGAAATGTACGTGATTAATGGTTCTATTGATGATCCTCAACCAAAAAAGGAAAAAAGATATCATTTGGTGGTTTTAGCAAAAAATTATACTGGTTATAAGAATCTAGTTAAGTTAACAACAATTAGTCACCTAAATGGTATGAGAGGTCGAGGTATTTTTTCTAGACCATGTATTGATAAATCTCTTTTAAGTAAATATAGTGATGGTCTTATAGTCTCTACAGCTTGTCTTGGTGGAGAAATACCTCAGGCTATATTAAAAGGTAGATTAGACGTAGCAGAAGATATAGCTCTTTGGTATAAAAAATTGTTTGCAGATGATTTTTATCTAGAAATACAAGATCATGGCTCTATTGAGGATAGAATTGTTAACGTTGAATTGATAAAAATTGGGAAGAAGCACCAAATAAAAGTCATCGCCACCAACGATGCTCATTATTTATCAAATATGGATGTTGAAGCACATGATGCTTTGCTTTGTGTTTTAACAGGAAAACTAATAAGTGATGAAAAAAGACTGAGATATACGGGTACAGAATATATCAAAAGTGAAAATGAAATGCTTGAACTTTTTAAAGATCATATTGATGATGAATCAATTAATGAGGCAGTGAATAATACAGTAGAAATTTCTCATAAAGTTGAAGCATTTGATTTGTTTGGTAATTATAGAATGCCAAAATTCCCTCTTAACGAAGATACAGATTCATTTTCTTTCCTAACAAAATTATCTAATAAAGGCCTTTTAAAAAGGCTTAAAAAAAATGATCTCGCAGAAATTGATGAGAACTATAAAAAAAGATTAACTTCCGAATTAAAAATTATAAAAGATATGGGTTTCCCAGATTATTTTTTGGTTGTTTGGGACTACATCAAATTTGCTAGAGATAACTCTATACCAGTTGGGCCAGGTAGAGGTTCTGCAGCAGGATCACTAGTAGCTTATGCCCTTCAAATCACAAATATAGATCCTGTTGAGCATGGATTGTTGTTTGAGAGATTTTTAAATCCAGCAAGAAAGTCTATGCCAGATATTGATACCGACTTTTGTATTGACAGGAGAAATGAAGTTATTGATTATGTTACTAATCGTTATGGAGAGGATAAAGTTGCCCAAATAATTACTTTCAATAAAATGACCTCTAAGGCGGTTTTAAAAGATGTTGCAAGGGTTCTTGATATACCATATGGAGAGGCAGATAAATTGGCTAAGTTAATACCGGTTGTTAGAGGGAAACCTTATAAACTAAATGAAATGATTGATAAGAATTCTCCTAGCCATGAGTTTAGAGATAAATATATAAATGATAATAGGGTGAAAAAATGGGTTGATTTGGCTTTGAGAATTGAAGGAACTAACAAAACATATGGGGTTCATGCCGCTGGAGTTGTTATCGCATCAGATCCTCTTGACCAACTTGTACCTCTACAAAGGAATAATGAAGGTCAAATAATAACTCAATATTCTATGGATGATATCGAATCACTTGGATTATTGAAAATGGATTTCTTGGGTCTTAAAAATCTTACTATGATTGAAAAAACAGTTTCTCTTATTAATCAATCTACTGGCAAGAAAATAAATATTGATGAGTTACCTCAAAATGATGGTAAAACCTTTGAGCTTATTGGGAGGGGAGATCTTGAAGGTATTTTTCAGCTTGAATCTTCTGGCATGAAACAGGTTGTTAAGGATTTCAAACCTAATTCTCTAGAGGATATATCGTCCATATTGGCTCTTTATAGACCTGGTCCTCTTGATGCAGGACTTATTCCTAAATTCATAAATCGCAAAAATGGGAACGAAAAGGTTGATTTCCCTCATCCTTTTATTAAGTCAATTCTGACTGAAACCTATGGAATTATGGTTTACCAAGAACAAATCATGAAAATTGCTCAAGACCTAGCCGGTTATTCTTTAGGTGACGCTGATTTACTTCGAAGAGCAATGGGAAAAAAAAAGGTATCTGAGATGGTAAAGCATAGGAATATTTTTGTAGACGGTTCTATGAAGAAAGGTGTAAATGAAAAATTAGCAAATGATCTTTTTGATCAAATGGTTTTATTCGCAGAATATTGTTTTAACAAAAGTCACTCAACAGCTTATGGTGCTGTAACTTACCAAACTGCATTTTTAAAAGCCCATTTTCCTGTTGCATATATGGCAGCCCTTTTAAGCGTAAATTCTGGATCTAGCGACAAGATGCAAAGATATATTTCCAACTGTTATTCAATGGGAATAGAAGTTATTTCACCAAGCATTAATTTTTCTGGCGTTGATTTCACTATTAAGAATAATCAGATTTTATTCGGACTATCTGCAATTAAGAATTTAGGAGATTCTGCAATAAGAAACATAATTGAAAATCGAAATAGTTATGGAATCTTTAAGTCTTTATCAGATTTCTGCGATCGATTACCTTCTAATGTTCTTAACAAAAGAAGTATTGAATCTTTAATCCATTGTGGAGCACTAGATGAGTTTTCAAATGATAATAATAGAGCTCAGTTATTGTCAGATCTCGAACATGTTATTGAGTGGGCTTCTTCAAGAAATCGTGATAGATTATCCGGGCAAGGAAATCTATTTGACTCTAAAGAAGAATTTTCTAATGTTGCTTTTTCAGATTCACAATTGGCTAAGGTTGATGATTATTCACTTATTGAGAAGTTAAAGTTAGAAAAGCAGCTATTAGGCTTTTATTTATCTGACCATCCTCTAAAACATTTAACCAAGCCAGCAAAACTTATTTCTCCTGTAAGTATTTCGCAGTTAGAAGAAACAAAAGATAGAACCAAAGTCTCTTTAGTTGGAATGATCCCTGATTTGAAGCAAATCACAACGAGAAAAGGTGATAGGATGGCTATAGTTCAGCTAGAAGATCTTTCTGGAAGTTGCGAAGCAATAGTTTTCCCAAAAACATATGTCAGATTATCAGAATTTCTTCTGACTGATACAAGATTATTGCTATGGGGAACAATTGATAAAAAAAGTGATAAGACTCAATTAATAATTGATGATTGTAGAGAAATCGATAACCTCAAATTGCTAATTATTAATCTTGAAAGTTCTCAAGCATCAGATGTAAGAATTCAAAATACTTTAAGAGACTGTTTAATTAAATT